The Gallus gallus isolate bGalGal1 chromosome 5, bGalGal1.mat.broiler.GRCg7b, whole genome shotgun sequence region TCTGTGTGAACTGTTGCTCACTGGATGTTGGTAAGCTGACAGATGGCTTGGGAGTGGAAACAGCAAAACGTTGATTCCCAGTGTCCCCACAGATATAAAGTTGTTTAAACATCTTATGATAAAACACATACGTGTTCTATTTTCTAGTGAATTAAAATGGTATGGAGGCATAATTTTTTAATCTAGCAATTAGATAGAGGAAACAGCAATGTTGGTTGGTAGCTCATATTTTCGCCCACTGAAGTAAATCAGCAGGTCCTTTTTATTagataaaattttcttttattttaatattaagcTAACAAAAGATTTGTTTAACTTGATTTAACGataatgctgtttttctaaGGTAAACttgtacattatttttctcttgagtTTTTGCTGGATTATTTTGTGTAGATCCTGCTGTTACAAAATAATAGTTGTAaaatcagtgtttaaaaaaaaaaaaaaaaaaggaatgtggGAATGGTCATAATGAATGGTCTGGATCTACTGTCTTAGTAGTTTTTGGCCCTATGATGAAAGTAGATATCAGAAAACTCTACAAGAACTgtgaaaagtttgtttttcagcacagttcAGCAGTGTGGCAGTTTCATCTGAAATGCTTTACTGTGATAGCTTGCCACTTATGGAAATATGTTAATATTCCTAACTTTTCCCTcccaaaaattaaaatatgggGCTAATGAAGAATAATATACATTTTAGTTGTTATTTGCCTTTAATCTTGATATTCATATAAGTTGTCTACAAGGAAATTGTAGGGTACTTGGCACCCTAAGATACTGTTGGTGGTGACTTTCTGAAATGTTGTCTCTTATTTAAAGAATGACAATGCAAATGTCAAACTACAGTGCATTCAGTGTCCCAAGGAGGGCTACAAATATGGTGAAAGGTCTAGAGagcaagatgtatgaggagcagctgaggttcCTTGCtgtgttcagcccagagcagagggggctgaggggaggcctcatggcagctacagctcctcacagggagcagaggggcagcgctgagctctgctctgagtgACAGGGCCTGAgagaatggcatggagctgcatcagggcaGGGCTAGGTGGGGAATAGGGGAAGGTGGTTCTCAAGAgggtggttgggcactggaagCTCCTGGGCTGTTGTGTGGTGGTGTCCTGGCTTCTACACGTCCAGCCTGCACTGTCAAAGCAAGGAGCATCCATTCTGTAAGAACTGGCCTATTCTGCTCAAAGGAGTAGACACTCAAGTTATCGGCAGTGGTTTGCCTCTTAGGGGCAGTGGCCCCAAACACCAGGCTCATGCTGAGTTTTTGACAGTTGAAACTGATGAAGTAGAGAGCCAGTTTGACTTGCTTGTAAAAGCCTCAGAGATATGTTATTTTACATTGTGCGTAATTTGACACCTTCTTTTCGCAAGGTTCAAACCcattcatctgcttttcttccttccacttTGGGCTCTGATAATAAGAAGAGTTATGATAACTTTTGGTTTGATTTTATGCTAGATGCGCTTTGTTGCAGCCATTTGTAAATACCCCCATTTCTAATCTCCCTGATGACCACTCacttttaatttgtgttttataATTTTATGTTGATGGCAATAAAGAGTAGCCCAGTTTTGTGCTGCCCTCACAAATGACCCATAACATTTTATGCCTCTATAGTGTAGTATAACATGACTATGGATAAGGGTCTATTTTCTAATGCCTGGGTGATTCCTAGTTGATCTGAAGCAGAGTGGTTAACAGCCTTGAACAATTATTAGTGTTTAACAAAATATGTGCTTCTGTAATAATGTTCTTCAAATTAAGCTATTAAAGCAGGATGGAAATTGGCTTAGTCTTTGACATATCCTCATAGTATTGATGTCTGAGCAGTACATAATGAATtatagcttttatttaaaaagaaatgctattTCAACTTGTGGACCTTTCAGATGTCATTGTTCAGGAGTGGATGCAGAGTTTAATAACACTCAATTAAATTGCTGACTTACAGAGATtggaattcttaaaatactaCCTGAAGAAATTTGTTGAGTTTTGACTTGTTCTCTATAATCTCTCCCATTATATCTTCTCTAATTAGAGCTTAATTTCAGTTCTGCAAGTAGTGTGTTTAGAGTGACTGGGCATAAGTTGTAGAAATTTGTGTTTGAAGTCTCCTGATCTTAGTGTGTTGTAAGATAAGTAGTATGGCAGACAGTGGACATCATCATGGGAGCCTTTTTAACACACGTTTGTTTCTCTTTATATAGAACTAATGATGTTATAGGAAACAGTACAATAGTCAACATAAATGTCTGTTTTAtgattaaataatttcttcaagTATGACAAGATTCtctattttcaacattttctctgattagagaattttttttcatcagagaCATGAGATTTGATGATTTATTTAAAGATACctattttaagaatttttaaCACCTCCagtttttcactgtattttagtAACAATGGCATTCTTCAAACATAAGTACATTGAATCAAAACTATATGTAGACTTTATGTTCTCATTTAGAGTTTTAATGGAATATGCTATGTGGAAACAAGCGAATAGGTCAGGTAACATTCATCCAATATAACCACAATAAAAGAATTCAAATGTTAAACCCTTCTCCATGTTATATAAACTATCAATAATTGATATGTATCCACAGTAGGTAAGTACGTGGAAGTAGTTATGCATGCTCCAAAGTTTCTGTGCATACATCAATaggttgtgttgtttttctctggtTCATGGTTCAGGTCTAAAGCTTGGTTGCACGAGAAGGGGCcagaaaatgctgctgcagaacGTGAGGTAGAGATAGGCTTTTTAATCATGTCCCGGTCTAGGACTCATGCCTAAGCTTGATATTTGGTCTCATTGTGACTGGTTTTCCTACTCTACctgtaaacaaataaatcagaTGCACATTAAAGGCCTTATTCATCAGAGTGTTTGACCTCTTTGTGTTACTTTGTAAATGTTAGACAGCAGTAAACCTTTAGTCGCTGTGGTACAGTCTGACATTTAACAGTTTTCTGGATTGCTGCATCTACATTTAAAAATTCCACTTTTAACCATTTGAGATCAATGTTGTGTATCTGGAAAATTTTGTTTGTCATTTGAGTGTAGACTTTCTGGTTGTCATTGCTGATAATCACATACTTTGCTTTCtcgtgtttttatttttttttttaatgtttgataTTCCAAAATGGATGTTTTCACTGTGAAGGAATGAGTTTGGACATATGAGTAACCAGACTAACATAAGTTGCTGAAGCTTATCTCAAAATCAAtcacttctgaaatgcaagagttgaagtcatttttcttttttcttcactaaCTTCTGAAAACATATAGTTGAGGTACTTACTTTGATATACATGCAATTCTTGCAGTATTTCAAAGCTTTGGTGTTTTCAGACCAGTTTCTCTCTTGTACTTCACAGGTAATATGAGGCTACTGTAGCCTATCCAAAGAAGATTAAACTCAAATTAATTGCATAAGTGTCTACCTTGCGTTTAAGCTGAAGTCAAAATAAGTGTAGTTCTTCGATTAGAGAGAACTTATGAAATCTTACGTTACTTTTACCTTGATCAACTAAGGCATGAAAGGCACAAAATACCTTGCGTTCAGCAAGAATTTGACTTTTGTtgaggtttttctttccaatcATTTCAGATGTTATTTAAGCTCACTAATGACTATTGCAGCTGTGGCAATCCAACTTTAATTTGGAAAATCTGAGATATTAAATGTTGCTTAATGTTTTTTCCTAAACTGTTATTGCCAATTACTGGTAATATTTCTATATGTttcagttgttatttttttttattcttccttgtTATGGGAAAGAATTTTTGATAACTTTACTGTTAAGcaatttgtaataaaaataacttcttaGAGCcaatctttattaaaaaaaaaaaatcattctattGAATTCATCATTTATATGCTTTTAGAGGGtgaagttacttttttttaattttttttaagctcttaGTGTTAATGCCTAATAATTACAGCAGTTTTTAACTAATTTTAAATTGTCTTAAAGGAACCCAGCCAGAATGGACCTCTTTTTACTGAGTTAAAGTTCTACATGCGAGCTGCTAAGCCAGATGAAAGTAAGCAgtctattaaaatgtttttaatgaacaGCAAGCATTTAGGAAAATAGAGTGTACACGAGTAATGTTGATctttaaaataagctttttaggtaatttccaaaattatttttaaatgattaaaaacatATAGGCATACAATCTTCAGGCATATAGTAAAGGCATATAGTAAAACTAGAGGGTCTGGTGATACATTCATTATAATTGTGTCAATGGCATTGTCTAAACTGAAACCTTAGTTGTGTCTCTGTCCCTATAAATGAGGCATTGTTTATTTTCCAATACAACTGGCATAGTAGTTTTCATAAAATAAGCAGCTCACATGTATACAGAAACTGAAGTGATAAGTACCCTCCTTCTATGTAAACTCTTCTGATGCAAATTCATGaatttacttttatttgtattttcagttcagaagTGGACTAAGTCCcataaactgaaatatttagGTGTACCAAGATATTGGGGTTCTGGCTTGCATGAAAAAAGTGGAAACAGGTGACTATATCTTTTGTTGGCATATACGAGGATTTATTTTATGAACACCCACCGTCTGTTTTAACCTAATTTGGTTTAAGATGAATTTTTCACTTATCTTTGTATTGTTcacatctaaaataaaaatttataaCAGGGTATGTATAGGGAATGGATGAATAGATATACTTTATACTGTTTCTTATTCATTTGTGTATCTTAGTTTTCATTTGTCTCAAATATTGCTTGGAAACACTAAGGCTACATATGTGTATGTGAATTAGAAGCTGTTCATatgtgaattaaaataaaattttattttatatatccATGATTATAATGACTAAAATTatttaggaatatttttttgtattctttgtCACAATAAGTATTTATTATTTGGTATTGAATGATATATCTCTTTATACCTCTTTATAAAACCTGGCTTCCTAGTGGACTTTCCTTTTATTGCTATGCCACAAAGAAGTTTTACTAGTTCTCTGGCAGTATGTTAGGCTTTACCTTATGTAAAAATTGCATGAATTTTGAAAGACAAATGTAAATATAATAATGTCTTTTGGAATAAATTTTTGATCTTATTTACAGTTGAGTATGCAAAGCTCTTTTGTATAGTTACTGTGAGCTCTTACCTTAACCACTTTGGCTATAGTGAGGAATGTCAGGACACCTTTGGCAAGTGAGTTATTGACTTATTTTTTGTAGCAGGCCAAAAGAAAGGTTGTAATAGATTTCAAGAAATGTAACTGTTTAAAGTAACAATATTAAATCACTTGGTCAGTtagaaagccaaaaaaaaaaaaaaaaaatctgtaagtaCTTGGTGCTTGGTTTTACCTGTGATGAATTGCAGTATTTTGCTGTCTGAGTATGGTATTGCATAACCAGCCAGGCATAAGAACAGACACTGTTCTTTTAAATGGGCAGACTTGACTGGCTCATGCAGAAAAGCTACTAGTTATATATAactttataaaagaaaaaaaacccaatgtATTTCCTATAAATTTGCTTCCTGTGAGCCTTATCTTCTGAGATGTTTTCATTCAGTCATTTGTACAATTAACACATAGACAAAATACTTTACAAAGAACAACTCATTaactttgctgttttttttcctttgcatttagCTATCGGTTTATGATAATGGATCGTTTTGGCAGAGATCTTCAGAAGGTGTATGAAGAGAATGCAAAGCGATTTGCTCATAAAACTGTACTTCAATTAGGCCTGAGAAtagtaagtttaaaaaaaaaataaaattatttttttacaatcTGGCTTTCCTGTGTAGCTCTTTCAGTTAAATCATTTTTGTGCTGAGTACAGGTCCTCTGCTGGGTGGAGCTGGGTACTGCATTTATattactgttctgttttgttagCTTGATATCCTGGAATACATCCATGAGCATGAATATGTGCATGGAGACATCAAGGCCTCAAACCTTCTTCAGAGTTACAAGAACCCTAATCAGGTATTTCTGATGCATTTTATTCCTTGTGGTTTAAACCTTCTGTTTGACAACACATGGAAGTGCTTTGAACCGGTGAAATCTAGCAGAAGCTCATTTTTAAGAATGTATATAGTAACATTATTTCTGCTTGACATTTATATCTAGTTAATATTCTACgattttttaatgcagtttgcTGGACAGTTATCAAATTGACTATTTGCCCTAAATAATAATCTAGAGAAGCtctcaagattaaaaaaaaattgactctCAAATAGGTATTTGCAGGTGGAAGCTTAAAATTATATAGCACGCCAGTAAATTATGTTTGCCTGTCTGCATTGTTACTTCGTTCCTTTGTTCAAGAAATCCATCAGATAAGTGTTCTGTTAGTTGGAAAAATTGGTCTTTAAAGTGTTGATTGTTGCACTTGATTTACAGAAgtctcatttttctgcatttgtaacTTTCTTCACTGTTCAAAAAATGCGTATTAGAATTTCAGAGTCCTGTGCATCTTCTTGCCCAAATTGTAACTCATGTAATAAATACAATGCTATGAGTTCTCTTAAAGTAACTGATTTCAGTGAGGGATATTGCGAGAGATATACAGTAGTCAGTGTTGTTTAAACAGGGACAACTGACTTAAAAGGAGGTAGGACAGTAAGTGAGAAATGCAGAATAACTCTGAACACTGAGATTTGgtggagtttttttgtttgtttgaaattaaACTTGTTGGTTATAACTGACTGTTTTGCTATACTTTTCATTGGCAAGAAATGCTCTTTAGATCCAActgcaataggaaaaaaacttGACATTTAAAATCATATGTAGTGATCTCAATAAAATGAGGATCACTTACATGAAAAAAGAGATAATTCTTTAGTCTTTTTAAGAACTGAGAGTGTTTGGGATTtattatttgcatatttttgtatttataattCTTTAACCTTGGAATTCTTTGTGGAAATTACTAGGTGTATTTGGTGGATTATGGGCTTGCCTACCGATACTGTCCTGAAGGAGTTCACAAAGCATATAAGGAAGATCCTAAAAGGTGTCATGATGGAACTATTGAATATACCAGTATAGATGCACACAAGGGTGTGGGTAAGGATATAAAACTTTGTTCTCAGTGATAAATGTTTGTTcatcctttcaaaaataaatacataagaCTTCGCtgcattgtttttaaatgaccAGGCTTCTGAAGCCTGACATTTGTTTTGAAGGTAGTTTTCTGTAGTTTTAAATGCAGCTTTCTTAAATAGATTCCCTTAATTTATGGGGTTGGATAAGATATGTAGTGTACTGCTTTTTATTAACTAGGTAGAAAATGGAATAGTGCTTATGAGACCTTGATAGGCAAACCGGTCCtattttcaggagagaaatcTTTTATCAGTGTGAACATTATTCCTTCATATTTGATAGAGAtgcacagtatttttttataGATTAATTTTTAGACAATGTTTTTAACAAAACTCTTTCATTATGGATATTAATAATTGTGCCTATAGTCACTGAAAATCAAAAgacaagaatttaaaaaatgttgacTATTGAAACAACATCTGTGTGAATGTATCTTTTTGATTTCTAGTGGatatcaattttattttcttcattctaattttttaattagcatCAAAGTATGTCTTGCAAAAATGTCAGATTTTGAAAATTACTTCAGGATGAACTGTTGCTCTGTGCTTGAAAGTGAACATGGACAAAATGACTTGAATTCCTTATTTATCCTTTTGAAGTGTAATTTTTATCCAGTATATgaggtgtttgttttgttttgatgagaCTTAGGGATCCAGTATCTTTCTGTCCTGTATTTGGTTTTCAGGgcacataaaatatttcagcactATTATATAGAAAGGGAAGTAAAAACTGTTTGGAACAGAAAGTCACTTCAGTAGcttgctccattttttttccacagttggAGTACATAAAAAGCTTCCCAAATTGGGATAACTGCAGCATTGTCATATCCTTCAGTAGAAGAAGGAGGTTGATAAAGGACTTGAAAATGAATTATCCTTCCAGATGCaggaagaatatattttttttccttccttacttTTGCACTTAAAATAAGTAACAGATACAGTAGCATTACATTGTTAGCAGTGGCTTTCTATTGTCTTAATGCGTATACCAATTTTAACTGTCATTCAActctgcatgattttttttttttagcaactcttacagattttttttcatctatgtatatttatttagcACCATCGAGACGTGGGGATCTGGAGATCTTAGGTTACTGTATGGTTCATTGGCTTAGTGGCCATCTACCGTGGGAGGATAATTTGAAAGATCCAAACTTTGTCAGGGACTCAAAAATCAGGtgagaaactgctttttttttttcccacctcttttgaaatcagaaatgaaaaacaatgtcTTAGCGTAGAAATACTTTGTACTTTTGCTATGTTCTCTTTAGGTCAGTATGCTGTCTTGTATACGCCTCAACTTCTCTTTGTTGTGTATAATGTATCCTTGATTTATAGTAGaactttatttttactgttataCTGTTGTTGTCTTTTGCAAATAAGATGCTTATTTATCCCCCAGTACTGTTGCTTCAGAATACAACCATGGTAATAGCATAAAGCACTCTTATCAGTATGGAGGTGACCATTAATTACGCTTTAGAAAAAGAACTGAAGCATGAGGTATGAGTAGCCTTAATAGCATCATACATCGAAGTCAGTGGCAGAAATGAGACCTAAAGATGGATCTTTGACATCTTTGAGCATTGCTCCAGCTACAGGGCTACTAATGTGtgttttttctgcctttctccctcactctttttgttagtttttcaCTTCCCCAGTGATGCTCCACTCAAACCTCTCAAGAAGGttgtcccagcacagcagtttcTGTCCTATAAACAAGTATTTGTTACTTGGCTTTCTTGCCCAATTTTCCCACTTTTTCTTCCATCAATGTTAgtaatgtttatttgtttgtcttCCTCTGCAATTGTGCCCCCCTTTTCATTATTGCTTTGGCCCGGAATCTGCTCTAAATAGTATCAGCTAGAGAAATAGTCCTCCAGCAGGAGGAGATAAGGGCCCTGGTATTTGAGACTTTGAAGTGGAACAGTGCTTTTCCTGCAGTCTTCTACTTGCTGACTTTTATAAGAATTGAAACTAGTGAACAAAAACTTGCCGTATTTCAGATAGCCTATGTGGCACTCATTAGGTTCTCAAACCTGCACTCCTGAAAATAGCTGTACTAAGTCAGACCAAAGATTTATCTAGTAGTGTTTCCTGTCTCTGACAGTGGTCCAAGCCACATACTTATGAAGTGTGTCAGAATGCTGCAAGTTTTGAAACTCTAAAGAAATAATAGTtttgaataatttcttttttcagatgtaGAGATAACATTTCTGAGTTGATGGAAAAATGCTTTCCTGGGAAAAATAAACCAGGTAAGTGGAGCTATTCTAAATTacagtgcttattttttttctaaactgtgTTGTAATAAAGTCATAATTATGAATTTATAAATAACAACttataacaaataaataacttcaAGTAAACAGCATAACTACTGTATGTGTAACGTCTCATACTTCATGctagaaatacagaaacatacagaaatTAACTGGAGGTACCATTTCTTTAGATGAAATAAGGAAATATATGGAAAAGGTGAAGCAACTGAGCTATGAAGAGAAACCTGTGTATCCACATTTCCGAGAAATACTTCTGCAAGGTCTCAAGTCCATTGGACAAAAAGATGATGGAGTACTTGACTTTGGCTTGTCAGAAAACGGAGACGTGCAAACGAACCCTGTACAAAAGGTTTTTGTCTTCTTAAGAATTTGACagcttttaatgcattttttgaGTTAAATAGAAGAACTAGTCATATTGGAAGTAGGGGTATCATTATTGCATCAAGTAGGAAATAAGCAAGTaatgaaatgtttatttaagtTATCCTCATTTCTCTAACTTAACTATACTAATTGTTGTGAAAAATTAATCCAGAATGATGTTTGTAGGCATTCTTTTCTATTAGATAATGGTCAGGGAAAACTTctgctagaccaggttgccctaTCTTGAACACCTCTTCTCTGATGAACCTATTTCAGTGCCTCACAgtaaatctactctctttgagtttaaaaccattactaGGATCACTGCATGCCATTGTAAGAAGTCTCTCCGTGATTCTTATAAGCCCCTTTaagtatgagggctgctctgaaagtaatgcctcctatgttattGTGTCGCCCCATGACATTAGgggcggatgttggtggtttgacagtagaggttgaaccttcccaccagtattccgttacattttgttgccgtgtgacagatggcagcagaggggcagtctgacataatggcgtctgacatggaagcacgTATGAAGCAACGGTGCataattgaattcctccatgcggaaaaaattgcacctattgacattcatcgacgtttgctgaacgtttatggagatcaaacagtggatgtgagcacagtgaggcggtgggtggtgcgtttcagcagtggcgacaatgacctgaaagacaagccacgttccGGacggccatgcacagctgtcacaccaagAAATGAAGAGCGTCTTAATCAGCTCATCCAGTCAAATCTGGGGATTacaaccagggaactgtgtacagagctgaatattggcttcaatgCATTGGAAACGATGGTaggtagctgagaatttgctctatcaaatagcattattgtgctctctgtatttgttgtttcagtggaaataaataggaggcattactttcagaacaagcTGTTTAAAGGCTGCATTAAGGTCTCTCTGtagccttctccaggctaaaaaaaaagaaaatcaaagctcTTTTAGTGTTTATTCATAGGAGATGTTGATCAGAAGTCTGGAGCACATCCTGGCCCTCCTGTgggcctgctccagcagctccacattcTTTTGAGCTGGAGGCCCAAGAGCTGAATGCATTGTTCCAAGTGGGATCTAAAAATGGCAGAGGGTGAGAATCACTGCCCTTGACCTGCTagacctgtttttttttttttttggtgtagcCCAGGATACACTTGGCTTTCCAGCCTGGAGACATGTGCTGTTGGCcaatttttcatccaccagaacccccaagtccttttcctcAAGGCTGCTCTCAGTTTATTCATCCCTCAGTCTGTGCTCGTGGCTAGGATTACTCTGACCAGGGTGCAGTACCATGTGCACTTtcccttgttgaacttcatgataGTAGCTTCCTTTCCAAGACTAGTTcagagtttatttttaaatacagtttcttATACCCCTCGATACTGACACATATTGAAGTCACAATGATGTAATCTTATTTACGAACCCAAATTATAATGGTAgactggaaatattttatttctcgCATTTAAGAAGCCTCTAAACTCTAGATTTGGACTTGAATACAGTATAAAACCTTTTTAGAATACGACTTCTATAAGACACGAAATGatttttaataagaataaaaaagggGCAAGCAGTTGAATAATATCCTCTACTTCTAACTGTATTTATTACCTGTCTAACTGCATATCCAAAAGTGGACAGTTCATTGGTTTCTCTAGCATGAACTGGGGAGTTGAGAAATTATAATACAGGATAATATTGGGAGAGCTGCCGTGAAAGtattgcctcctattttattatattggcctaTGGCGCCAGAGtcagatggtggtggtatggcagtacaggttgaaccttcccaccagtactcgattacattttgttgccatatgacagatggcagcagagtggcagtctgacaaaatggagtctgacgtagaagtgcatatgaagcaaaggtatggaattgaattccttcatgcagaaaaaattgaaTCCATTGACATTCGTtgatacttgctgaacatttctggagaccaaacagcagctgtgagtgcagtgaggcagtgggtggtgcatttcatcaATGGTGGCAGTGACATGGAAGCCAAGCCgcgttctggatggccatgaaGCTTTTACGCCATGAAATGAAGAccatctcaatcagctcatctaCACAaatcagctaatggtggtgactatgttgaaaaatagtgctttgtagccaagaatttgctctatcaagtagtgtgCTCTGTGTatttgctgtagtttccatgaaaataaataggaggcattacttttggagtgacctacatacaAAAATTCTGCCTGTTTACTGTTGTGATTGGGGAAGAAAATGTTGTTGGTTCTTGGTTTTCTAAGGATATAtctccagtttttctttcttcatttcttgccCAGTGAACTGCCCAGTTTACTCTGGCTGAAATTCTATGGCTTTGGTCTCATTTTCTGTGGAATTAAGTGTAAGGATTTGTCCAAAAGGAGAATTTATTAGCataaattcttttttgtttgtggaTCAACATGACTTGAgtgttttggaaaaacaaacaaaaaaaccccaaacctgtTTAATGGTTGGCTGGGTTCTTTGCTGAATAAGTTGGCCTGCTGCAGAGCCAACATTTGTGACCTTTAATGTCTTTGTCAAGCA contains the following coding sequences:
- the VRK1 gene encoding serine/threonine-protein kinase VRK1 isoform X8 → MPYIKKTAGKKAPAKRKLAEVFALGEVLTDTSRKEWKLGVPIGQGGFGRLYLADVNSSKSVGSDAPYVVKVEPSQNGPLFTELKFYMRAAKPDEIQKWTKSHKLKYLGVPRYWGSGLHEKSGNSYRFMIMDRFGRDLQKVYEENAKRFAHKTVLQLGLRILDILEYIHEHEYVHGDIKASNLLQSYKNPNQVYLVDYGLAYRYCPEGVHKAYKEDPKRCHDGTIEYTSIDAHKGVAPSRRGDLEILGYCMVHWLSGHLPWEDNLKDPNFVRDSKIRCRDNISELMEKCFPGKNKPDEIRKYMEKVKQLSYEEKPVYPHFREILLQGLKSIGQKDDGVLDFGLSENGDVQTNPKKRKAAAAANESSEAEMEDAGSPEKKKPASSKAVATRTRKVTSPKTKKSAATRKRVQK
- the VRK1 gene encoding serine/threonine-protein kinase VRK1, translating into MPYIKKTAGKKAPAKRKLAEVFALGEVLTDTSRKEWKLGVPIGQGGFGRLYLADVNSSKSVGSDAPYVVKVEPSQNGPLFTELKFYMRAAKPDEIQKWTKSHKLKYLGVPRYWGSGLHEKSGNSYRFMIMDRFGRDLQKVYEENAKRFAHKTVLQLGLRILDILEYIHEHEYVHGDIKASNLLQSYKNPNQVYLVDYGLAYRYCPEGVHKAYKEDPKRCHDGTIEYTSIDAHKGVAPSRRGDLEILGYCMVHWLSGHLPWEDNLKDPNFVRDSKIRCRDNISELMEKCFPGKNKPDEIRKYMEKVKQLSYEEKPVYPHFREILLQGLKSIGQKDDGVLDFGLSENGDVQTNPVQKKKRKAAAAANESSEAEMEDAGSPEKKKPASSKAVATRTRKVTSPKTKKSAATRKRVQK
- the VRK1 gene encoding serine/threonine-protein kinase VRK1 isoform X1 produces the protein MPYIKKTAGKKAPAKRKLAEVFALGEVLTDTSRKEWKLGVPIGQGGFGRLYLADVNSSKSVGSDAPYVVKVEPSQNGPLFTELKFYMRAAKPDEIQKWTKSHKLKYLGVPRYWGSGLHEKSGNSYRFMIMDRFGRDLQKVYEENAKRFAHKTVLQLGLRILDILEYIHEHEYVHGDIKASNLLQSYKNPNQVYLVDYGLAYRYCPEGVHKAYKEDPKRCHDGTIEYTSIDAHKGVATLTDFFSSMYIYLAPSRRGDLEILGYCMVHWLSGHLPWEDNLKDPNFVRDSKIRCRDNISELMEKCFPGKNKPDEIRKYMEKVKQLSYEEKPVYPHFREILLQGLKSIGQKDDGVLDFGLSENGDVQTNPVQKMAAEGQSDIMASDMEARMKQRCIIEFLHAEKIAPIDIHRRLLNVYGDQTVDVSTVRRWVVRFSSGDNDLKDKPRSGRPCTAVTPRNEERLNQLIQSNLGITTRELCTELNIGFNALETMKKRKAAAAANESSEAEMEDAGSPEKKKPASSKAVATRTRKVTSPKTKKSAATRKRVQK
- the VRK1 gene encoding serine/threonine-protein kinase VRK1 isoform X6 is translated as MPYIKKTAGKKAPAKRKLAEVFALGEVLTDTSRKEWKLGVPIGQGGFGRLYLADVNSSKSVGSDAPYVVKVEPSQNGPLFTELKFYMRAAKPDEIQKWTKSHKLKYLGVPRYWGSGLHEKSGNSYRFMIMDRFGRDLQKVYEENAKRFAHKTVLQLGLRILDILEYIHEHEYVHGDIKASNLLQSYKNPNQVYLVDYGLAYRYCPEGVHKAYKEDPKRCHDGTIEYTSIDAHKGVATLTDFFSSMYIYLAPSRRGDLEILGYCMVHWLSGHLPWEDNLKDPNFVRDSKIRCRDNISELMEKCFPGKNKPDEIRKYMEKVKQLSYEEKPVYPHFREILLQGLKSIGQKDDGVLDFGLSENGDVQTNPVQKKKRKAAAAANESSEAEMEDAGSPEKKKPASSKAVATRTRKVTSPKTKKSAATRKRVQK
- the VRK1 gene encoding serine/threonine-protein kinase VRK1 isoform X11, translating into MPYIKKTAGKKAPAKRKLAEVFALGEVLTDTSRKEWKLGVPIGQGGFGRLYLADVNSSKSVGSDAPYVVKVEPSQNGPLFTELKFYMRAAKPDEIQKWTKSHKLKYLGVPRYWGSGLHEKSGNSYRFMIMDRFGRDLQKVYEENAKRFAHKTVLQLGLRILDILEYIHEHEYVHGDIKASNLLQSYKNPNQVYLVDYGLAYRYCPEGVHKAYKEDPKRCHDGTIEYTSIDAHKGVAPSRRGDLEILGYCMVHWLSGHLPWEDNLKDPNFVRDSKIRCRDNISELMEKCFPGKNKPDEIRKYMEKVKQLSYEEKPVYPHFREILLQGLKSIGQKDDGVLDFGLSENGDVQTNPVQKKR
- the VRK1 gene encoding serine/threonine-protein kinase VRK1 isoform X7 — its product is MPYIKKTAGKKAPAKRKLAEVFALGEVLTDTSRKEWKLGVPIGQGGFGRLYLADVNSSKSVGSDAPYVVKVEPSQNGPLFTELKFYMRAAKPDEIQKWTKSHKLKYLGVPRYWGSGLHEKSGNSYRFMIMDRFGRDLQKVYEENAKRFAHKTVLQLGLRILDILEYIHEHEYVHGDIKASNLLQSYKNPNQVYLVDYGLAYRYCPEGVHKAYKEDPKRCHDGTIEYTSIDAHKGVATLTDFFSSMYIYLAPSRRGDLEILGYCMVHWLSGHLPWEDNLKDPNFVRDSKIRCRDNISELMEKCFPGKNKPDEIRKYMEKVKQLSYEEKPVYPHFREILLQGLKSIGQKDDGVLDFGLSENGDVQTNPKKRKAAAAANESSEAEMEDAGSPEKKKPASSKAVATRTRKVTSPKTKKSAATRKRVQK